In the genome of Crassaminicella thermophila, the window GTTCTTCTTCTACTGTACATGGACATTTAGAAAATCTTGAAAAGAATGGTTATATTAGAAGGGATTCAACTAAGCCAAGATGCATTGAAATAGTAGAAAAGGAAAATAACAAACATATCATAGTTCAGGCTTCAAAAGATAATATTGCTCTTGGGATTCTAAAAGGAGATCATATACTTTTGAAAAATGTTTCTCCTAAAAAAGATGATATTATAGCTGTGCGCATTAATGATAAGATTTCTTTCAGGAAATATACTAGATCGGCTAAGAATATTCTAGGCGTTGTCGAAGGGGTGTTTAGGAAGTTATAAAGGAAGGGCAGGAAATCTTTCCTGCCCTGTTTAATTGATTGCGTTATTTTTTAAATTTGACCATCTTGATGCCATAACATATTTAACAACACTTGAAATTGTGTCATTCATATTATTAAACTTTATTCTTTTTTTGAAGTTATCTAAGCCTATCTCAAGTAACATTTTTCCAAAAACTTCGTCTGCGCAAGATT includes:
- a CDS encoding STAS-like domain-containing protein; translation: MVIRMDQWGKVLSTRDLGANIRQKIIVEFNKQDQDIVIDFINVEGINQSCADEVFGKMLLEIGLDNFKKRIKFNNMNDTISSVVKYVMASRWSNLKNNAIN